Below is a window of Microbacterium saperdae DNA.
GCACCTCGGGTCCGCATCCCGGGAGGCGTCGCGCCACGGCAGGAGGAGTGGGGATGACCGTCCTGTCGGTCTCGACCGGATACACGGACTGGCGCGGGACGCCGTCGACGCCGTGGAACTCGCGCAAGCTGAAGATCGAGGGCAGCACATCGGTCGTCGTTCCCAGTCCCGGACTACGTTGCACCAGCCTCATCTCGGCCAACTCGTTGAGCGCGTCGCGGACGACCGCTCGCGTCTCGCCGGTGAGCTGCATGAGCCGCGCCTCGGCCGGAAGCCGTCCGGAGGGATAGTCGCCCCGCTCGATCGACGAGCGCAGCAGAAGCACCAGCCGGCGGCGCGCCGCGTCGGCCGGGGCTTCGGCGAGACGGACCGAGGAATCGCGCCACATGGCACACATAGTACTCAGCCCCGACCCGCACGCACCCCGGGCGAATGACTCGGAATGAAATGCGATCAGGTGTGTTGAGTACACTCGGAGCATCAACGTGCTCCGGGGTCGGTGAGAATCCGAACCGGCGGTGACAGTCCGCGAGCGCTGAGGGAGACCTCGGTGCCGATCCGGTGGAATTCCGGGACCGACGGTGGTGCGAGGGAAACCTCGCTAGTCCGGAAGGGAGGCAGCACGAGGCGCCGCCGTGCGCGCGTTCTGCATCCCCCGGAGCCTCACAGGAGGACGACGGATGGCAGTGAACGAGACCGAGCACCGGGCCATGACTCGCGCCCTGGAGCTCGCCGCTCGCGGGCCCCGCGGCGTGAACCCGCAGGTCGGTGCCGTCATCCTGTCCCCCACCGGCGAGGTGCTCGCCGAGGGCTGGCACCACGGCGCCGGCACTCCGCACGCGGAAGTCGACGCGCTGTCGAAGCTCGCCCCCGGGGCAGCGCGCGGTGCGACCGCCGTCGTGACCCTGGAGCCCTGCAACCACACCGGCCGCACCGGCCCCTGCGCCGTCGCATTGCAGGAAGCCGGAATCGCCCGCGTGATCTATGCGCTCGACGACCCCGGCGTGACCTCCGGCGGCGGAGCCGTCCGTCTGCGGAACGCGGGCGTCAGCGTCGAAGCCGGCGAGCAGGCAGAGGCCGCCCACCTCCTGATCGACGGATGGCTCACCGCTCAGCGTCTCGGACGACCGCACGTGACCGTGAAGTGGGCGCAGAGCCTCGACGGGCGGGCCGCGGCCGACGATGGTTCGAGCCAGTGGATCACCGGTGCCGAGGCGAGGGCCGATGTGCACCGCCGCCGCGCCGCATCCGATGCCATCGTCGTCGGCACGGGGACCGTGCTCGCCGACGACCCCGCCCTGACCGCCCGCGACGGTGACGTGCTGCTGCCCGACCAGCCCGTGCCGGTCGTGGTCGGCACGCGACGGACCCCCGAGGATGCGGCGCTGCGCCGCCACCCTCGCGAGCCGCTCTTCTACGAGACCGCCGACCTGCGCGCGGTGCTGGCAGATCTGCACACCCGTGGCATCCAGCGCGTCTTCATCGAAGGCGGCCCCACCCTGGCGAGCGCCTTCATCGCGGCGGGGCTGTTCGACCGCGTGCTCGCCTACATCGCGCCCGTGCTGCTGGGCGGGAGCCGGGTCGCGCTGGCCGATGTCGGAGTCTCGTCGATCGATCAGGCACACCGCCTCACGGTCGATGAATGGGTGCCTCTGGGCGCCGATCTGCTGGCGATCGCCCATCCGGCGGTCGAGAACGAAGGAGTCGTCTGATGTTCACCGGAATCATCGAGGAGATCGGCGAGATCACCGCCATCGCGCCCGCCGGTGACGGGTGGCGCCTCACCGTGCGCGCACCCCGTGCGGCCGCGGATGCCGTGCACGGCGAGTCCATCGCGGTGTCGGGCGTCTGCCTGACCGTGGTCGGATCTACGCCGGACACCTTCGACGCCGACGTCATGAAGCAGACCCTGGACGTGGCCGCCCTCGGCGGCGCGGCGGTCGGTACCCGGGTGAACATCGAGAAGGCCATGCCCGTCGGCGCGCGCCTCGGCGGACACATCGTGCAGGGCCATGTCGACGGGACCGGCGCGGTGCTCGAGGTGCGCCCTGGTGCGCAGTGGAGCGTGCTGCGGATCAGCCTCCCCACCGATCTCGCCCCTCTCGTCGTCGACAAGGGGTCGATCTCGGTCGACGGCACCTCACTCACCGTGAGTGCCGTCAGCGCCCCTGCAGACGCATCCGCATGGTTCGAGGTGTCGCTGATTCCGGAGACCCTCGCCGCCACCACTCTCGGCACGCGCGCCGTCGGCGACCGCGTGAACCTCGAGACAGACATCCTCGCCCGGCACGTCGAGCGCCTGCTCGCGTTCCGCGCCGCACCGGAAGGAGGCTCGCGATGAGCCTTTCCACGATCCCCGAGGCGCTGGAAGCGCTCCGCGCCGGCCGCCCTGTGCTGGTCGCCGATGACGAGAACCGTGAGAACGAGGGCGACGTCATCCTGTCGGCCGAGCTCGCGACGCCGGAGTGGGTGGCCTGGACCGTGCGCTGGTCATCGGGATTCATCTGCGCGCCGATGCCGACCGACCTCGCCGACAACCTGAACCTGCCGCCGATGGTCGCCGCCAGCGAGGACGCCCGCTCCACCGCGTACACCGTGAGCGTCGACGCCGCCGAAGGCGTCACCACGGGCATCAGTGCCCACGACCGCGCGCACACGCTCAACGTGCTCGCGAACCCGCAGTCCACGGCGGTCAGCATCATCCGCCCCGGCCACGTCCTGCCGCTCCGCGCCGTCGACGGCGGCGTCCGCGAGCGCAGCGGTCACACCGAGGCCGCCGTCGACCTCATGCGGCTGGCGGGACTGCAGCCGGTCGGCGCGATCGCCGAGGTCGTCGCCGAGGACGGCAGCATGATGCGGCTGCCCGGACTGATCGAGCTCGGTGCCCGCGACGGCGTTCCGGTCATCACGATCGAGCAGCTCATCGCGCACCTCAACGAGATCGATCCGCAGGACGAGTCCGGCCCCCGAGTGCATCGACGGGTCAGCCTGCGCGCCGACGCGACCGTGCCGACGACCCATGGGACCTTCCGCTTCCTCGCCTACAAGGACCGCGTGACGGGAACCGACCACATCGCGGTCGTCTCGGGCGAGCCCGGCGAGACGGCTCTCGTGCGCGTGCACTCCGAGTGCCTCACCGGAGAGGCCTTCGGCTCGCTCAAGTGCGAGTGCGGGCCTCAGCTCGACGCGGCGCTGGACGCGATCGAGAAGGACGGCGGGATCGTCATCTACATGCGCGGCCATGAGGGCAGAGGCATCGGCCTGATCAACAAACTGCGCGCCTACAGCCTGCAGGAGGAGGGTCTCGACACGGTCGACGCCAACCTCGCACTCGGCCTCCCCGCGGACGCGCGCGAGTACGCGGCGGCGGCCGGGATCCTCACCGACCTCGGCGTCTCGAAGGTGCGGCTGCTCACGAACAACACCGACAAGGTGAAGCAGCTGCGCGAACTGGGCTTGGACGTCGTCGAGCAGGTCCCGCTGATCGTCGGCGTCGGCCCCAATAACCATCAGTACCTCGAGACCAAGCGTGACCGCATGGGTCACATCATCGGCGCGGAAGAGCTGGCAGAGGCTCTCGCGGAAGGAAAGGACGACGCATGAGCGGCACAGGAGCACCGGCGACCGGCAACATCGACGGGCGGGGACTGAACGTCGTCATCGTCGCCGGAACCTGGCACGACGTCATCACCGACGGACTCATCGCGGGCGCGGAGCGCATCCTGACCGCGGCGCAGGCCACTCACCGGCTCGTGCGGGTGCCCGGCTCGTTCGAGCTGGCCCTTGCCGCGCAGGCAGCCTTCGCCGGTGGAGCGGACGCGGTCGTCGCGCTCGGCGTCATCATCCGCGGAGGGACTCCGCACTTCGAGTACGTCTCGGCGGCGACCACCGACGGACTCACCCGCGTCGCCCTGGATGCCGGCAAGCCGGTCGGCTTCGGCGTGCTCACCCTCGACGATGAGAAGCAGGGTCTCGACCGTGCCGGTCTCGAGGGATCCCAGGAGGACAAGGGTGCAGAGGCGGCGGACGCGGCCCTGCGCACCGCACTGCTCGTCCGGGAGCTGCGCGGCTGAGGTCAGCCTGCCCTTGCTGGCGGAATATCGGCGGGAATCGTAGCGTGAGGGCATGGAGACCCTGCGCCACATCGTGCTCTTCGTCCACCTCATCGGATTCGCCGTGCTCTTCGGCGCCTGGGCCGTGCAGGCATTCGGCGGCAAGCGGGAGTTCACGCGCCTGATGAGCATCGGCATGGCCATCGCGGCCGTCGCCGGCCTCGCTCTCGCCGCTCCCTGGGGCATCTCCTACGAGCTGAACTACGTCAAGATCGGCGTGAAGCTCGTGCTGCTGCTCATCATCGGCGCCCTGCTCGGCATCGGCACCGCACGACAGAAGCGCGGCGCCGCCATCCCGCCCGTCATGTTCTGGCTCGTCGGCATCCTGACCGCGGCCAACGCCGCGATCGCCGCGATCTGGCGCTGAACCCGCGTACCGTCTCAGTCCGTCTCGGAGAACAGCCGACGGATGCGCGGGATCACGGTCGCGTAGGTCTGCGAGACATCCTCATACGCGCGGACCATGTCGGGATCCACGTCGACACGATCCCCGACGTGCACCATCGCGTCGACCGCGCCGTCCCACGTCGCGTGCATGCCGACGCCGACCGCGGCGCAGATCGCCGCTCCCATCCCGGCCGCGTCCCGCACCAGCGGAGTGCGCACCGGCACGCGGTACACCGAGGCGAGAATCTGCAGCATCAGCGAGGAGCTGCTTCCTCCGCCGGTGACCACGAGACCCCCGCGCCGCCTGCCGAGAACGCGGCGAGCGCGGTCGTCGCTGGAGGCGGTTTCGATCGCCAAGGCTTCGAGGATCGCCCGGTAGATGTGGAATGCCCCCTGCGTGCCGTCGAAGCCGACCAGAGCGCCCCGGCGCCACGGCTCATCGGGCGGGGCGAGCCAGTCCAGAGCCGCGACGATGCCGCGGGCACCGATCGGCACCTCCGCAGCACCGAGGTTCAACTCCTCCTCGGTCATCCCGTGCCCCGATGACGAGAGCAGCTCGCGGAACCAGCTGACCGTCCACATGCCCCGGCGCACACCATTGCTCTCGTAGAGGTATGTCCCCGGCTCCGCTCCGAAGTTCGTCCAGACGTCCGCATCCGGACCGAGCGGCCGATCCCCCACCGTCATGGTGGCCACATACGTACCCAGGGACAGCAGCGCGTCGCCCTCCTCCCGGAGCCCCGCTCCGAGCGCCTCCACGGCCTTGTCGTTCGAGGTGGCGATCACGGGGATGCCTGCCGGGAGCCCGGTGCGGTGCGCCGCCGCTGCCGTCACTCGACCCAGCGGCTCCCCCGGCGCGACGAGCTCGAACAGCATCTGCGGATCCATGCCGGTCCGGGCATACTCGGCGGCATCCGCGCTCCACGTCCAGCGGGCGGTGTCGATCGGCCACATGCCCTGATAGTTGCCGGCCGCATCTCGGCGTTCCCCCGTGAGTCGGTGCCCGAGGTAGCCGGACGACGTCGTGACGTACACCGCATCGTCGCACTCGCGCTCATACGCGCGCGGCAGCCGCTCGTCCATCCAGCTCATGATGGGCTGCGCGAGGGAACCGTCCTGCCGCAGCACCGCACGGCAGAACCGGATCGTGCACAGACCGACGCCGCGGATCTCCGTGGGATCGCCGTCGAAGGTGTCGAGGGCGTCGCGCACCGCCGAGACGACCGAGTCCCAGAGGTCGTCGTCCGGGTGCTCCCAACGACCGGGCGAGGGGGACGCGTAGGGACGAAGGGGCACGCGCGCGCTGGCGTGCACGATGCCGCCGCCGTCGACGATCAGCACCTTGGTGCTCTGGGACCCGTTGTCGATGGCGACGACGTAGCCGCCCGCCCTCGTGGTCACGCCCGTGACGCCGTCTCCGCCGCAGCCAGCGGGTAGATCGTTCCGCGGTTCATGATGCCGTGGGGATCGATGCCGTCCTTCAGGACCCGGAGCAGCTCGAACGCGCTGCCGTGCTCCTCGAGCGTCCATGGCGTGCGGTACTTCCCGATGCCGTGGTGGTGGACCATCGATCCGCCGAGACGCAGCGCCTCCTCGACCACGATCGCGTTGAGCGGTTCGTGATACTCGGTGATCTCGTCGCGCGGCTCGCAGGAGATGTCGTAGTCGTACACGAAGTACAGGTTGGTCCCGGTCTGGTAACTGTGCGAGGAGTGTGCGCCGAGCATCGTGAGGTCGGCCGCGTGCGGGAACTCCGTCCGCGCCCTCCGCATCACGGACTCGAAGAGCTCGGCGACGCCGGACCAGTCGATGGAGACCTCGGTGGTGTAGCCCAGATGCGACTTCTCGAGCATCTCGCGCTTCTCGGCGTCGATCTTCTCCTGACCCCAGTTGAGGTTGTCGAACCAGTTCTCGATCAGCGCCGGATCGACCTTCTCGTGCGGGATGCCGGCGAAAATCGCCTCCACGCCCTCGGCGGTCGCATCCGCGATGCCCTTCGGGCCCTCCGCCACCACGACCACGACCGCCTTGCCGTCGGCGAAGTGCGAGAAGTGCTGAGCCGCATCCTCTTCGGAGTACGCCCTGGCGACCGAGGGGTGGTAGCCGGCCACGATGATCTCGCGCAGCCCCGCGACGCCCGCAGGGAGCGAGTCGACGAGGTACCCGAGGAAGCAGTTGTTCTCCGGCTGGTACCGGAACACCTTGACCGTGACCTCGGTGATGACGCAGAGGGCGCCCTCGTTGCCGATCACGATGTGACGGATGTCGGGGCCGGCGGCGCGGCGGGGGACGTTCTTGATGCGCGTGACACCTCCGCCCGGGAGCACCGCCTCGAGACCGACGACCATGTCCTCGATTCCGCCGTAGAGCGTGGAGAACTGGCCGATGGAACGCGTCGCGACCAGCCCGCCCATCTGCGCCAAAGGCTTGGACTGCGGGGAATGCCCGGTCGTCAGGCCCTGCGCCCGCAGAGTGTCCTCGAGCACCTGCAGGGGCACCCCGCACTGCGCGGTGACCATCATGTCGATCGGGTCGATCTCGAGGATCGCGTCCATGCGCGAGCCGTCGAGCACGATCGTGTCCTCGACGATGGACTCCAGTCCTCCCTCGGTCGCGGTCCTGCCCGTGCGGGGCACGATGTTGATCAGGTTCTCCTGGGCGAAGGAGAGGATCGCCGAGACGTCCTCCGTGGAGCGGGCATAGGCGATCGCCGCAGGGATCGGTCCGTCGAAGATCCCGTGGACCGACGTGTACTTCTTGAAGCGGTCGACGCTCGCCTCGCGCAGCTCCTGGGCGTCGGTGTCGACCTGATCGACACCGATGAGATCGCGGAGCCGATCGACGATCTCCGCGCGGGTGAGGGCGGATCGTGATGCAACCATGGGAGATAGTGTCCTGTTCGTTCGTGGATTCGAGGGTGCAGCAGGTCAGCGCACGAGATAGCCGCCGTCGACGGTCAGCACGTGGCCGTTGACGAAGTCTGATGCGGGGCTGGCGAGGAACACGGTCGCTCCCATGAGGTCGGCGACGTCGCCCCACCTCCCCGCAGGGGTGTGCTCGATGATGCGGCCGTTGACCGCGGGATCGGAGCGGGATTCCTCGGTGATGCGGGTCTTGAAGTACCCCGGCGCGATCGCGTTCACCTGGATGCCGCTCCCCCCGAGCTCGTCCGCATAGGCGCGTGTCAGGCCGACGATGCCGTGCTTGGTCGCGGCATATGCCGGGGATCCGAGACCGCCGAGGAACGAGAACAGCGAGGCGATGTTGATGATCTTGCCCGCCCCCTGCGGGATCATCCTCTTCGCCACCTCATGGGCCATGTCGAACGCGGCGGTGAGGTTGACCGCGACCATCGGGTCCCACTCCTCACGCCCGAACTCCGTGACATCGGCGATGCGGCTGATCCCGGCAGAATTGACGAGGATGTCGACCCCGCCCAGAGCCGCGACGCACGCGTCGACGGCCTGGAACGGCGCGCCCGAGGCCGTGATGTCGATCGTCTGCTCCTCGTAGCGGCTGCCCTCCGCGCGCACGAGCTCGGCGGTCTCTCCGCCGTCGTCGAAGAGCGTCGGGACGAAGACGTCTGCGCCCGCCTTCGCGAGGGCGAGCGTGAACGCCTGCCCCAGTCCGGTGTTCCCGCCCGTGACGATCGCCCTCCTCCCCCGCAGGGAGAAGTGGTCCAGGGAGAAATCAGTGATGTGCAATGCAGGCTCCTTCAGAACGTGCGAGGGATCAGACGAGGGGGTCGGAGATGCCGATGTAGGTCGTCTCGAGGTACTCGTCGATCCCCTCGAGACCACCCTCGCGGCCGATTCCGGACTGCTTCACGCCGCCGAACGGTGCGGCCGGGTTCGAGACGAGTCCGGTGTTCAGCCCGAGCATCCCCGTCTCCAGGCGTTCGGCGAGACGCAGCGCCCGGTTCAGGTCGCGTGTGTAGGCGAAGCAGACGAGTCCGTACTCGCTGGCGTTCGCCAGCCGGACGGCCTCGTCCTCATCGCGGAATGTCGTGATGGGGGCCACCGGTCCGAAGATCTCCTCCCGGAGGATGCGCGCGTCCTGCGGCACATCGACCAGCACGGTGGCCGGATAGAAGTAGCCGCGTCCGGACGGAACGACGCCGCCCAGCGCGACGCGCGCTCCGTCTTCGACGGCCCCGGCCACGAGTTCGGCGACCTTCTCGCGCGTGGACTCGTCGACCAGGGGGCCCAGGGTCGAGTCGGGCTCGGTCCCTCGATCGTTGACGTAGCCGGCCATGCGTGCGATCAGACGCGAGGTGAACTCCTCGGCGACGCTCTCGTGCACGTGGAAGCGGTTGGCCGCGACACACGCCTCCCCGCCGTTGCGGAGCTTGGCGAGCAGCGCCCCCTCCACGGCGGCATCGAGATCGGCGTCTTCGAAGACGAGGAACGGGGCGTTCCCTCCGAGCTCCATCGACACGCGCAGCACCTGGTGGGCGGCGTCGGCGATGAGGCGACGCCCCACCTCGGTGGACCCCGTGAACGAGAGCTTGCGCAGCCGGGGATCCGTGATGAGCGGACCGGTCACAGCACCGGCACGGGTGGTGGGGATGACGTTGACCACGCCATCGGGAACACCGGCCTCGCGCAGCACCTCCGCGAACAGGAGCGCGGTGAGAGGAGTGAGGGCGGCCGGCTTCAGCACTGAGGTGCACCCCGCGGCGAGCGCCGGCGCGATCTTGCGCGTCGCCATCGCCAGCGGGAAGTTCCAGGGCGTGATGAGCAGGCTCGGACCGACCGGCCGTTTCGCCACGAGCAGTCGGTTGCGCCCGTCCGGTGCCGTGGCGTAGCGCCCGGAGATGCGCGGTGCCTCCTCGGAGAACCAGCGCAGGAACTCGGCGCCGTAGGCCACCTCCGCGCGGGACTCGGCGAGCGGCTTGCCCATCTCCAACGTCATGACGAGCGCGAAGTCCTCAGCGCGCGCCGTCACCAGCTCGAACGCCCGCCGCAGGATCTCGCCGCGTTCGCGGGGAGCGGTGGCAGCCCACGACGCCTGAGCGTCCGCAGCTGCATCGAGGGCAGCCGCGCCGTCTTCCGGAGACGCATCCGCGACGTGGGCGAGCACCTCCCCCGTGGCGGGGTCGATGACGGGGAAGGTGGCCCCGGAGTGCGCATCCCGCCACTGCCCGGCGATGAACAGGCCGGTGGGGAGGGAGGCGAGCAGCTCGGCCTCACGTGCGGCGGTCATGCGGCCACCTCCCGACGAAGGTCGCGTCCGAGGAGGTCTTCGTACAACCGCACCGGAGTCATCTCCCCCGCGCGATCGCCGTACTGCGCCCGCGCCCGCCGGAAGATCTGCTCGACCAGAGACGACAGCTCGACGGGCATCCCGACCGAACGCGCCAGATCGACGGACAGACCGAGGTCCTTGCACGCCAGCGCGATCGCGAATCCCTCGTCATAGTCGCCGTGGTCCAGGATCGAGAGCACATCTCGGGAGACGAACGTGCTGTTCGCCGGGCTGGCGATCAGCGCATCGCGCAGCACTCCGAGGTCCACCCCGGCGGCGACCCCGACCGAGAGCACCTCGGCGGTGGCCACCAGATGCGAGAACCACAGCTGGTTGATCATGAGCTTCACGGCGTACCCCGCGCCGTGTCCTCCGACGTGGAGGATGCGCTCGGGGTCGCCCATCGCCTCGAACACCGGACGCAGACGGGCCACGTCGTCGGCGTCTCCCCCGATGAAGATCTGCAGCATTCCGCTGGCCGCGCCGACCGACATCCCGCTCACGGGGGCGTCGAGCAGGTGCAGCCCCCGGCCGGCCTGCTCGACGCGCACGGCGTCGAGCACCTCGGGAACCGAGGTCGACATGTCGATCCAGGTCCCACCATCGGCGAGACCGGCGACGAGGCCGTCGCTCCCGGCCGCGACCGCGGCGACGTGCTTCGGTGTCGGCAGCATCGTGATGACCAGGTCGCTGCCGGCCGCGACCTCACGAGGCGTGTCCGCCCACCGGGCGCCGCCGGCGATGAGCTCCGCGGCGGACTCGCGGCGGAGATCCGTCACGACCAGGGGGAAACCTGCGGCCTGCAGGTTGCGCGTCATACCGGATCCCATGTTGCCGAGTCCGATGAACCCGACAGTGGGGAGGGCCTCGGTGAGCGGAGGCGTGGAGGAACTCATGGGTCTTACGTGTCCTTCGTGGTGGAGAGGGGGGTGAAGAAGGGGTTGGTGGGGTGATCGCGGGCGGCGAGCACCTCGTCGAGGTCGGGAAGAGACGCCGCCCCGTTCGCGAGCGCTGTACGGGTCGCCTCACGGTTGTTGCGGTAGACCGTCTCGGCGTCGTCCGCGGCCGGATTGACCCACACCGCGGCGATCACGGCGTGGGTGTCGGCAGCCTCACGCGGGATGACCCCGTCCGCGACGGCATCCGCGACTCCGGCGGCGACGCCCGCCTGGGCGGGTCCCCATATGAGGAGACCGTGGTCGTCGCCCGCGGGGGCCGCCTTCGTGACGAACAGCGTCAGGGGCTTGACCGGCAGCGACGGGCGCAGCACCGCGACGAACGGCACGTGACCCTGGCTGGGACTGGCGAGGGCCGTGGCCCATGCCGTCCCTGCCGGTCCGTCACGGTGACCGAGCACGGTGTTGATGTGCGCGGCGTTGACGCCCTCCCCGATGAAGCTCTCGCCGAGCTGCACAGCGGCGGTCATCAGATGAGCCCCTGATCCTCGAGCCACTCGATCGCGACGTCTTCCGGGTCCTCGCCGTCCACGTCCACACGGGCGTTGAGCGTCTGCATGACCTCGGTGGTGAGCAACGGGCTGAGCTCGGCCAGGACGTCGGCGATCGCCGGGTGCTCGTCGAGCGTGCTCTGCTTGAGGGTGAAGCCGCCCTGGTAGCTCGGGAAGAACTCCTTGTCGTCCTCCATCACCACCAGGTCGAGGGCCGGAATGCGGCCGTCGGTCTGGAACACCTCGCCGAAGTTGCAATCGTCGCCCTTCTGGGTCGCGGTGTAGATCACGCCGGTGTCGAGCATCGTCACGTTGGCGGCGGGGGCATCGAATCCGTACGCCGCGGACAGTCCCGGCCAGCCGTCGTCACGCGTCGAGAACTCGCTCTCGATGCAGAACGTCTGGTCGGCGCTGGGGAGCTTGGCGACATCGCTGAGCGTCTTCACACCGAGCTCGTCGGCCTCGCTCTGCCGGATGGCGAACGCATACGTGTTGTTGAACGGTGCGGGATCGAGCCACGCGATGCCGCTCTCGGCGTCCGCCTCCTTCACGGCGTCGAACTGCGCCTCGGCGCCCTGCACCGGCGTCGTGTTGCCGTTGTAGGTGATCCACGACGTGCCGGTGTACTCCCAGTAGCCCAGGAACTGGTCGTTCTCCAGTGCCTGGCGCACGTTCGCCGAGCCGACGAGTTTGGTGTTCGCCTCGACGTCGGCGCCGTGGGCGTTGAGGATCTCAGCGGTCATGTACGCGAGGATGTACTGCTCGGAGAAGTCCTTCGAGCCGATCTCACCGGTGAGACCTTCGAGCTCGTCGCCCTTCGCCCCTGCGCCGCCGGCACCGCCGGAGGTGCAGCCGCTGAGGAGGAGTGCTCCGGCGGCAAGTGCCGCGAATGTTGCTGTTGCGATGGTGCGCGATGTCATTGCAGGTTCCTTTCGGGAGGGAATACGAGGATCGATGATTCAGAGGCCTTTGGGGCGGACGATGTCTTCCACGACGCTGGCCGCCCAGTCGATGAGCACGGCGATCGCGGCGACCAGGACCGCG
It encodes the following:
- the ribD gene encoding bifunctional diaminohydroxyphosphoribosylaminopyrimidine deaminase/5-amino-6-(5-phosphoribosylamino)uracil reductase RibD, whose protein sequence is MAVNETEHRAMTRALELAARGPRGVNPQVGAVILSPTGEVLAEGWHHGAGTPHAEVDALSKLAPGAARGATAVVTLEPCNHTGRTGPCAVALQEAGIARVIYALDDPGVTSGGGAVRLRNAGVSVEAGEQAEAAHLLIDGWLTAQRLGRPHVTVKWAQSLDGRAAADDGSSQWITGAEARADVHRRRAASDAIVVGTGTVLADDPALTARDGDVLLPDQPVPVVVGTRRTPEDAALRRHPREPLFYETADLRAVLADLHTRGIQRVFIEGGPTLASAFIAAGLFDRVLAYIAPVLLGGSRVALADVGVSSIDQAHRLTVDEWVPLGADLLAIAHPAVENEGVV
- a CDS encoding NAD-dependent succinate-semialdehyde dehydrogenase is translated as MTAAREAELLASLPTGLFIAGQWRDAHSGATFPVIDPATGEVLAHVADASPEDGAAALDAAADAQASWAATAPRERGEILRRAFELVTARAEDFALVMTLEMGKPLAESRAEVAYGAEFLRWFSEEAPRISGRYATAPDGRNRLLVAKRPVGPSLLITPWNFPLAMATRKIAPALAAGCTSVLKPAALTPLTALLFAEVLREAGVPDGVVNVIPTTRAGAVTGPLITDPRLRKLSFTGSTEVGRRLIADAAHQVLRVSMELGGNAPFLVFEDADLDAAVEGALLAKLRNGGEACVAANRFHVHESVAEEFTSRLIARMAGYVNDRGTEPDSTLGPLVDESTREKVAELVAGAVEDGARVALGGVVPSGRGYFYPATVLVDVPQDARILREEIFGPVAPITTFRDEDEAVRLANASEYGLVCFAYTRDLNRALRLAERLETGMLGLNTGLVSNPAAPFGGVKQSGIGREGGLEGIDEYLETTYIGISDPLV
- a CDS encoding Fe-S protein translates to METLRHIVLFVHLIGFAVLFGAWAVQAFGGKREFTRLMSIGMAIAAVAGLALAAPWGISYELNYVKIGVKLVLLLIIGALLGIGTARQKRGAAIPPVMFWLVGILTAANAAIAAIWR
- a CDS encoding SDR family oxidoreductase, with product MHITDFSLDHFSLRGRRAIVTGGNTGLGQAFTLALAKAGADVFVPTLFDDGGETAELVRAEGSRYEEQTIDITASGAPFQAVDACVAALGGVDILVNSAGISRIADVTEFGREEWDPMVAVNLTAAFDMAHEVAKRMIPQGAGKIINIASLFSFLGGLGSPAYAATKHGIVGLTRAYADELGGSGIQVNAIAPGYFKTRITEESRSDPAVNGRIIEHTPAGRWGDVADLMGATVFLASPASDFVNGHVLTVDGGYLVR
- the ribA gene encoding GTP cyclohydrolase II, which gives rise to MSLSTIPEALEALRAGRPVLVADDENRENEGDVILSAELATPEWVAWTVRWSSGFICAPMPTDLADNLNLPPMVAASEDARSTAYTVSVDAAEGVTTGISAHDRAHTLNVLANPQSTAVSIIRPGHVLPLRAVDGGVRERSGHTEAAVDLMRLAGLQPVGAIAEVVAEDGSMMRLPGLIELGARDGVPVITIEQLIAHLNEIDPQDESGPRVHRRVSLRADATVPTTHGTFRFLAYKDRVTGTDHIAVVSGEPGETALVRVHSECLTGEAFGSLKCECGPQLDAALDAIEKDGGIVIYMRGHEGRGIGLINKLRAYSLQEEGLDTVDANLALGLPADAREYAAAAGILTDLGVSKVRLLTNNTDKVKQLRELGLDVVEQVPLIVGVGPNNHQYLETKRDRMGHIIGAEELAEALAEGKDDA
- a CDS encoding riboflavin synthase, with the translated sequence MFTGIIEEIGEITAIAPAGDGWRLTVRAPRAAADAVHGESIAVSGVCLTVVGSTPDTFDADVMKQTLDVAALGGAAVGTRVNIEKAMPVGARLGGHIVQGHVDGTGAVLEVRPGAQWSVLRISLPTDLAPLVVDKGSISVDGTSLTVSAVSAPADASAWFEVSLIPETLAATTLGTRAVGDRVNLETDILARHVERLLAFRAAPEGGSR
- a CDS encoding FGGY-family carbohydrate kinase translates to MTTRAGGYVVAIDNGSQSTKVLIVDGGGIVHASARVPLRPYASPSPGRWEHPDDDLWDSVVSAVRDALDTFDGDPTEIRGVGLCTIRFCRAVLRQDGSLAQPIMSWMDERLPRAYERECDDAVYVTTSSGYLGHRLTGERRDAAGNYQGMWPIDTARWTWSADAAEYARTGMDPQMLFELVAPGEPLGRVTAAAAHRTGLPAGIPVIATSNDKAVEALGAGLREEGDALLSLGTYVATMTVGDRPLGPDADVWTNFGAEPGTYLYESNGVRRGMWTVSWFRELLSSSGHGMTEEELNLGAAEVPIGARGIVAALDWLAPPDEPWRRGALVGFDGTQGAFHIYRAILEALAIETASSDDRARRVLGRRRGGLVVTGGGSSSSLMLQILASVYRVPVRTPLVRDAAGMGAAICAAVGVGMHATWDGAVDAMVHVGDRVDVDPDMVRAYEDVSQTYATVIPRIRRLFSETD
- the ribH gene encoding 6,7-dimethyl-8-ribityllumazine synthase yields the protein MSGTGAPATGNIDGRGLNVVIVAGTWHDVITDGLIAGAERILTAAQATHRLVRVPGSFELALAAQAAFAGGADAVVALGVIIRGGTPHFEYVSAATTDGLTRVALDAGKPVGFGVLTLDDEKQGLDRAGLEGSQEDKGAEAADAALRTALLVRELRG
- a CDS encoding FAD-binding oxidoreductase, which gives rise to MVASRSALTRAEIVDRLRDLIGVDQVDTDAQELREASVDRFKKYTSVHGIFDGPIPAAIAYARSTEDVSAILSFAQENLINIVPRTGRTATEGGLESIVEDTIVLDGSRMDAILEIDPIDMMVTAQCGVPLQVLEDTLRAQGLTTGHSPQSKPLAQMGGLVATRSIGQFSTLYGGIEDMVVGLEAVLPGGGVTRIKNVPRRAAGPDIRHIVIGNEGALCVITEVTVKVFRYQPENNCFLGYLVDSLPAGVAGLREIIVAGYHPSVARAYSEEDAAQHFSHFADGKAVVVVVAEGPKGIADATAEGVEAIFAGIPHEKVDPALIENWFDNLNWGQEKIDAEKREMLEKSHLGYTTEVSIDWSGVAELFESVMRRARTEFPHAADLTMLGAHSSHSYQTGTNLYFVYDYDISCEPRDEITEYHEPLNAIVVEEALRLGGSMVHHHGIGKYRTPWTLEEHGSAFELLRVLKDGIDPHGIMNRGTIYPLAAAETASRA